The genomic segment ATACCCACCCGAGCAGCCAATTTCTGTAGTTTCAAGCTGTCAGCTTCATCTGCATCCTCTGCATCAACCCCCATCTCCTTGTCGGACTCATCACCATCATCATCATCGGTTTGAAAATTTTCCATATCATCATCGTCATCACCCTCTTCCTCTTCCTCCTTTGCAGCCTCTGCCCACAAATTTAAACATTCATACACCATACATAAAATATGTAAATGAATCACTTATGTCCTAAACTTGTTTCAATATTTCTTGTGAAATAACATAAATATGAGCTGTAAAGAAGAATAAACCCACACCTGCAACTTGATCTTTGTAGGCCACCAGCAGGTCAAGAGTAGACTTGAAAACACGATCCAGAGCTTCTCCGGGTAACCGATCTGCAGGAAGTGGGATCAATGAAGTCAAGCCGAGACAGCATACTTTTTTGTCTTGCTCCCTGCAAACATAGAAAGGATATAATCCCAAATGGATATTTCTTTCCAGTAAGGAAAATGATTGTGGCAAGGAATCAAGGAATGGAAATAATCCCAaaccttttaaaattagcacGTGCTCCACTCTTTTTAGTTTGTTGTAGCATCTGGAACCATAGGTTGAAAACTTCTGTTGCAACATTAAGCTTTTGCAGTATGTTGAGTGCCAAAGATGGGTTATAGTATAGAGCATCAGCAACCTAACAAATATCATCAAACTTGCCTGTCTTAGCCCCAATTTTTATATTTGAACACAGGAAAATCCATCAATGCATCAGGCTGTTGAATAAATGCACGAAGCCATAAAGTAATAACGAAAAGTCTTCGATTCCCTTCCCTAATATGCAACACATAATTGTCCAAAATTTATTCCATTCTTGGTCAAAGATGAAAAAAAGCCAGGTAACAAGTAGTGCATCACTCAATTCAGAGTTGAGATGACTTCTCGTCACCATAATATATAAACAAtgccaaaaaaaaatttgcaaataaaaaaatgattttgcGTATTAATAGCAAATATTCAATTCTGGTCAGTGGCGCATGTGAAAATGAAACACATTCAAGAAACAATTTTCAAGGGAATGACAAATGTCGAAAGGTGATTGTAGTCCATTAGGCTGACTACCATGGCAGAGCAGAATATATGGAAAGGGGCTTTGgcgcataaaaataataattttccttACCACTAATATCAAGAGGCATTTCAAACTAGGTCTCTCTGTACGACGTAGACGCTCTATAGTGATTCTCAAATAAGGCTCAACCCAATGATCTACATGTCCCCTGCAGTTCTGGAATACCACCTGAATAAGCTTGGGTGCTGGATCAATATCACCATCCTCAAGGTTTTTATCAGCCATAACCTGCAGGATTATTAACACAAAACACATAACTAGATGGTACTAGTTTCCTAGCTCAATTTCAGTTCAGAGActgaatttaataataataaattcacTAACAGATGAAATCATGTTCCAAAGGCTTTGCTGGTAATCTGGTTCCTTGCATGTGAGGAAATGCGCAGTACTTCTAGATATATAGTTGTCTAAAGGCACCAAGATGTCTGAGCAAATCAACAAGAACCACAGTATTACAGAAGTTTACAGAAGCTGATACAAGAAGTCAGTAGTAGTCATAAGGCCAAAGAAAAACAAACACTTAATGGTTGTCTCTTTTTACTTATTTGAAAACAATACtggaaataaaaataatacaaaattGTAACTAATTCAACAGAAAGCCCTATCAAACCACGGATAATTGCAAGCTCAAAAAGCACACAGATCTTAAAGATAACAAAGCAGTATATGAAACATCCCCCAAACACAATAGACCAATAAAACTGTTGAAGTTGGACTGCCAAAATCTCTCATAGCTTGTCAGTGAGTGCCAGGGCAAAATGCTTTTAACTCTGAAAATTTGCCATTAATGACGTACAAAATTGTTTGGCAATGAGACCTTACACATGATTAAAATGCAAGACAAATACAACcatcagaattcagaatttaGCAACGCTGAAAAACACCAATATCGTTAATGCACCCTTTGAAGACCACATGTAAACATCATAGCACCACCCAGAAGTGTTGGTAATAATGGTTCTAGTGGTTCTGTGGTTGTGGTAACAATGGTAGAAGGGATACTTCTCATCTAAGCACCAGCTGTTGAAAAGAACAGAAAAACATTCAACTAGAAAGCTACAAATAATGCAAGGACCAATCAGCTCAAGCACCGTTTGGTGTGATGGAAGGGGATTAGCTAATCACACACCTTTGTTCCAACATCTGATTCAACTTTTACATATGATTAGAGTTATATATCATTATGTTATCAATATATCATCCATCATTTATCATCTCATCCCACGAGCCACCAAATGGTTATAAATCATTACGTTATCATATGAGGGATACAAACAAATTACTTACAATCTTCAAAAACCAAGGTGCTGAATAAAATCACTACAGTTCTCAGAAGTTAATTTGGCAGAGTATCACAGAGGAATAGTCAAGAAAGCTAATAGCATTAGAAATTTAAGCACGTACCATGGAATGTTATTGTGGCCTTATCGGATTGGAGTGtcatcaattaaattaaatattaaataagttCCAAATAGTCTATATATAAACCATAAGCAAAATGTCAAAGAAGCACAAGGAAGCAGCAGAACGCAAAAATGTCAAAGAAGCATGAGGAAGAAgcaaaaacaaaacaaggaaTCAAACGGCATCATACTGATGAGAACAGATTTTTCCGGACAAAACAAAACAGCAGCAGCGTACTTGGGAAAAAGTCAATGGCCCAATCAGCCAGAGTTTCCATCATTAATGGCCATAGACTCCACATCTCCAGGGAGATCGTGGGGGAGAAAAAAGTCATGTACGAGACTATCTCCAAAACTTCCTCAAAGACCTCTGCACAAATGCATATAATCATAAGAACAAAAACATAACAGAAGTACTAAAGCTTTTGTGGagatataattctttcccgttAACAATTTTTGACATATTTTAAGCTAGCAGGTTCCTTAGACCAAGACTCCAAGCAGTTTGACTTTGAGGAATCAAGATTACATTAATAAAAACTCGACAGATAAATTATGGAAAAGTGGatggtaaaaaaaattattaagttGATCAAAATGGTTTAACTAGTGATGCATTGTAAGTTGATCAAAGTGGTTAAACTAACAAAAAAATAGGATTTAGATCAAAACAATTGGAGAATTTTTGTAATACAATTATCCAAAGAATCAAAAAATATTAAGCATCTGAGAGACGGAAGAAACGACAAGTCGGATGAGCATGCAAACGGATAAATGATTAAACATGTTCGGATCCCGACCTTGTCCATCAGTAGTCAGCATCCTGCGCATTATCGGGAGTAAAGTTGGTTCAATATGAACAAATAGATTAGGAAGCCTGCTAATTGACTCAAGAATTGTGCTTATGGCACGCAAGCAACCAACAGCAGCCAAAGCACCGGGATCGTCACCTTCATCATTTGCTTCAGAGGTACTCATGCACTTCCAAAATGCAGCAGCCTAAAAATCAAAAGTGTaggtaatttaaaaaatatattattaaatctCAATTCAAGATTACAAATATGCGTAGAATAGTCTCACCAGATTCTGGCATAATCCAAGAGCATAAGGAGACATCTCTTCTCCAAACTTGTCCACTATTGTCTCTAGAGTAAACACCAAATCTTCACTCTCGACCTCATTCATAAGTTTAAAGAATTCTGAAAAAATGGACTCAGAATTTAGATCAGAACTGTTAAAAGCTGCAGCTTCAAGAAAAGAAAGGCGGACAGGGTCTTAAAATACCATCAAGTAATTGTGGAAGAATTGGTCTAATCTCGTCCAAGTCTGAACATTAAAAATGGCCGAGTAAATGAATATCAATCATTGAAGAAGTAAATCAAAACAGATAAAAACAAAGACAATGCCCAGAAAACAGAACCTTGGCAAGCTTCCACATACGACCGCAATGCAAAAACAGAATCAACACGAACAGGAAGTTCTGGGTCGCGCATTCCAGCAACAATGCTGTGCAATGCTCTACTGAAGTTATTTGGATCAGAGAAATTGATATGTGCATATTGTCCTGCAACCCATGCTGCCTAAAATCCAATGATATCAACAAGAATAAAACAAGAGCAGAAGCTCAAAACAGTAAGAGTGGTGGCAACAAATGGACTTAAACTAATGTAAAGGATCGGATCATAATAGTATGATAAGATCGACAAATCTTCTCAGCACGGATAAGATCTAAGAACCATGTAATGTCAGACCTTATAACATGATAACTGTATTACGGTAATTATTTGACACAAGTAAATTAATGAAAACAAACTTTCCATATCTATGTTTTGATAACTACCACATGGATAAAATGATGCAACTATAACCTTATAATATATCACCGAGGATGGGAATGAGAGTCAAAAGAAGGAAATAACTGTAATACAAGTTAAGAGACCCTACCTTGGCTCTAAGATGTCCGACAGAACTGCTGAACTCGGGAAATACATGCTGTACAAGCATCCGCTCCAGCTCAGATTTGTAAGGTTCAGTTTGCTTCAGTTTATCACATAAAGCTCCAATGGCAAGAAGGGCTCCATCTTTTTGCCTATACGGCTTATATTCCACAGCTGCTTCATCATATCTAGGTTGAGAAAAGTGGAAAGATTATAGTCATTATATTCTTATAGGATGGGATAAATGTGTGTAGAACAGCATCATGTATACCTGGTAAAAATCTGTACAATAAATGATATGAACTTATGAAGGTTCTCCTTTCCACGTTTTCGAACCAACTCactcacaaaatccatagcagcAGTTCTGGGACTGTATAAATCTTCGATTATGTCTGCAGAAGcatgagaaatttttttattataaatatagctAATTAATGCATCCTTAGCTCTTCAAAAAAGAATAACAAATTGCACAGATAACAAGATATCTAACACACCATATCCCTTCCTCACATACTCAGACGGGTCTTCATCCCAGAGTATTTGATCATTGTCATTGAAGCACATCAGCGGAAAGATGATCTCAAACAGAACAATATCGAGTCTTGGTTGCAGCTGACTATACATATTACTTTTTGAAATACTGCATGGTGGATAAAACATGAATTAAAACCAGGGGCACTGGATATCATTAGCCACAACCATCCTTCTAAAAACAGATATCACATGTTTACACTGAATGGGTTCCAATGAGAGTAAAATTTGCCATCAATATTCACACTATAGTCATCAGTTGCGCGAAAGCTGTATATTCAGTTCTTGTCAGTACTGGAAACATTCCCCACCCAGAAATCACACAAATATCATGACAAAAGAAGGTCAAAGATGAACTGCACTTCAGGTCAGTACTGGAAACATTCCCCACCCAGAAATCACACAAATATCATGACAAAAGAAGGTCAAAGATGAACTGCACTTCAGGTCGTTCATAACCAACTTCTTGAGTTAACTCATATTATAAATACTTTGGCCACAGGGTGATGTCATTGTAAAAGTGCTTGTGTCCAGGCACTCAATGATGTATCATAATACCAAACACCAAATAGAGAATTTCCAAATTCAGATAAGGGACCTTAGAGGAGTTTATTTTCCTTTAAAAGAGATATTAAGGAAAAAACTAAGTCCTGGACCTCATGGTTGGTCATCCCTTACTTGTAAAAATAGGTGGCCAACAGGAAGGTTTTtggcaaaaaaaatttaaggaaaaaaaatcaGTATTTGGATATATATTTATCGAAATCTACGATACAAACCTATTGCTCAGGTATTGCAAAATAAGGTTGATTACTCTGTCAGGCAAGTAGCCACCAACACGGATCACATTCAACAAATTTAGATGGCATTCCAAAATTTTTCCCGCATAATTCTTCTGGAACATCTGGGCAAAAGCTTTATTATCTGGGTTCTGAAGTTTTAGGTCTCCAAATCTAAGACAAAGAAAGAGAAAAGATATTAACTGATTCTGCTCTAGGCAATCAATCCCAAATCACAATCCACGGGATTAGGCCGGAATTAAGCACTTGATTGTGAACCTACCGAGTGAAAAGGCGGTTTAATATGTGGACGGTCCACTTCTTCACTTCCCACCATCCCCATGACTTTCTCAGCTCGGGATCAGCAGGTTGGCCTTCTACAGGCACAGGCCTCTCtagtatgtttaagaaaagaaCCATCCAGGAATTAAATAGATTGGGATCAGACAACTGCTTTGGAATCTCCAACTGAAAGATGTGTAACAACAGTATGAgatcaaatataaaataaaggTCCTGCAGAGTAAATAAAGCCAGAAATAAAATTTTAGCTCGCAGCAAGAGATTGAGAAATTTTCACTACAACTTGAGTCTAAAACCAAACAGATGGAGTTAAGCAATACACTTGATACGATAAACCAGAAAATCAGATAAAATCTGCCAGACTGCAGAACCCTTTCTCATGCAATGCAGGATCTTTCCACCAAATGTTTGAGAAAAGCGGcatcatataaaaaaattcaagcaCCTCTAGGTCAAAATACACCTCCCCTAATCCAGTAACGTGTAAATATAAAAGCCACCTGTGACCCATTTGAATATTTAAGAAACACGCACTTACATATATAGATGACCAAAATGTTTTGCAAATCAGCTTGATTAAATCTGCTACTTCAACAGAAGGGTTTGCAATCTCAACGAGCTGTTTAAATATGTATAGCAGATGAGGAAATGTTTCCTCAACAATGTCATGAACTGGTACTCTCTCCTCATCTGATTTAAACCTGATAATGATAAACAGTCAGGAAATGAGATATGAATCAAATAATAACACTTTCGCTATTGAATATCTATTAATTGGAGAATTGGCAGTAGAAGAAAGAGGATTTCACAAGAGAACAACTATATCGCACTGAAACAGACAGTTAAGATTAACAGAGATATATTTCTACTCGTAAAAAGACATAGGAAACAAGACAGACACAGTCACACAGTAGAAGCTCCTGATAATTCAACTCCGACATACATGTATTgtagaaaatttgaaaatagctAGCTTTACAAACTCACTCGTATTTTCTGGAAATAATTCTAAGGACAAACAAAGCTCCATAAATTTGTTGGTCCTGCTGCAAATTATGCTTCACCCAATTGAGAAGGTTTGGCCATTGCTCTGGGTAGTCTGCATGTACAATCGTTTTCAAGCATTCTCCTAGCTGTGATCTGTTAATAAAGAGATATAACAATGATCGGCAAACTAAACCACTGACAAGATAAACCATTCAAAAACAACCAGGTAGCCTGAGATGATTACCAACAATAAAATTGTATTGTGGGGTTTTAGAAGATAAATATTTAGAAAACATGATGTCATCCCAGACTAGACTGAAAAGCAGATAGTTCATTTTAAACAGTAGTGGTTAACAAAGAGGATAATTTGTCCAGTAGGTTAAATAAGAGATTagaaataattaatcaataccTCAAAAGCTGGGGAACTTGGGTGACAAAATTGAGAATATTCTGCCTGATAACGTCCTTGTCATCCGGCAAAATTTTTGACTGTTCACCTATCACCACAGAACATGGGTCCAAGTAGGTTTTAATCAGAATCACCACAGAATGTTTATAGATCCTATGCTTATAAATATTGAGAACATGGTCCTGCTAGTTCTAGGATTCACAAAGGGAAGAACGCATTTATGAGTACGACAACTAGGAAACAAAAAACGTGTATCTGATATATACTTCCAAAGGTAAAATAAAACGTTCAAGTACTTCTATTGAGACAAAAAAAATTACCAGGATCATGAGGCGCCCAGTTCTTGGCCACGAAATTCTTGAAATGAATGCTGGCCACCTGTCTGACAGCCATGTCGCAATTCCCGTCTATTATGATCTGCAACACCCTCACTAAATGCTGAGGCGCATACTGAAACTGCAAAACAATCGATCGACATCACAATTACTGCTCAAAATCTTTCCTCCGCATCTTTAAACTTTGACACGTGTAATCAGAATAAATAAAGGATACACGCAAACAACTTTCACTGCAAAACTACACCAAATCCAATCATGAACTCCATAAAGTTCGTCTCATTATAGATTCATCTCATTATCCACAAGCTTCTCACGGGGCACAGAAACAAACATAGCAAAAAATCTTCGGCAAAAAAACTATTCGGTGTTCACCTGATTGAGACTTTCTTCCGCAGCCTTGCGTTCAATCGGATAGGGGCTCAACGCACCTTGAAAGATCACACACAAGCTCTGAAGATCCATCGCACGTATTCTTTTTCAGCTCCCGATATGTATATACTCACACAAATACGACACAAAGTGGGGGATCTAACACAATTAAATTAACTCCAAACCCTAGAAGAGGAGAATTTCCGAGGAATTGATTCTCTTTCTAGGGTTTAGAGAGAGGAATTGGAGGAAGAAGTGGCGGAGGGAGAGAGCCTGTGCTGTGCTACTATAAATAATTAGGGTTTAGAGAGGGGTTGTTTAACCAACACTATATATGCCAACCAAATATTAcccaatttattatatatttaatcgTTTTAAATAGTaattcatatttttaaatattaattcatatattattttataaaaaaattaattcgtttcgaatattaaataaatagattatatcatttttgtCTTaccaataaatattataatgaattataagaaaataatcaaagtaaatttaacaataaaacacttaaaaatattaattaaaacaaaaatttgtgtgagacatgAGAAATAATCCAAGTAAATTAATAAGTAAGAcacttaaaaatattaattaagacaaaaacttgtgtgagacggtctcacggatcgtatctgtgagacgaatttcttatttggatcatccatgaaaaagtattactttttatgttaagaattgggtagggttgactcgtctcacagattaagatccgtgagacggcctcacattagactcactaattaattaatatgttGATACATCctctatttttttcaaaaacaaagcACATTTGACCTTTGTATTAAAAtctaaaatatatttatcttgTTTACAATAGGTTTTACattgtatttttaaaacatacagttttattgttttaaatatgcattattttatatgcgaagtttttttgtttttatttttacaacTGGTGTCAATATAATTTTTTCACTTGCAGTGTCCCTCGTCAAtcattatagtgataattataTGGCTTACTATCAAGGATATTTGATGGTTTTTTGCTTAT from the Primulina eburnea isolate SZY01 chromosome 3, ASM2296580v1, whole genome shotgun sequence genome contains:
- the LOC140827744 gene encoding importin beta-like SAD2, with amino-acid sequence MDLQSLCVIFQGALSPYPIERKAAEESLNQFQYAPQHLVRVLQIIIDGNCDMAVRQVASIHFKNFVAKNWAPHDPGEQSKILPDDKDVIRQNILNFVTQVPQLLRSQLGECLKTIVHADYPEQWPNLLNWVKHNLQQDQQIYGALFVLRIISRKYEFKSDEERVPVHDIVEETFPHLLYIFKQLVEIANPSVEVADLIKLICKTFWSSIYLEIPKQLSDPNLFNSWMVLFLNILERPVPVEGQPADPELRKSWGWWEVKKWTVHILNRLFTRFGDLKLQNPDNKAFAQMFQKNYAGKILECHLNLLNVIRVGGYLPDRVINLILQYLSNSISKSNMYSQLQPRLDIVLFEIIFPLMCFNDNDQILWDEDPSEYVRKGYDIIEDLYSPRTAAMDFVSELVRKRGKENLHKFISFIVQIFTRYDEAAVEYKPYRQKDGALLAIGALCDKLKQTEPYKSELERMLVQHVFPEFSSSVGHLRAKAAWVAGQYAHINFSDPNNFSRALHSIVAGMRDPELPVRVDSVFALRSYVEACQDLDEIRPILPQLLDEFFKLMNEVESEDLVFTLETIVDKFGEEMSPYALGLCQNLAAAFWKCMSTSEANDEGDDPGALAAVGCLRAISTILESISRLPNLFVHIEPTLLPIMRRMLTTDGQEVFEEVLEIVSYMTFFSPTISLEMWSLWPLMMETLADWAIDFFPNILVPLDNYISRSTAHFLTCKEPDYQQSLWNMISSVMADKNLEDGDIDPAPKLIQVVFQNCRGHVDHWVEPYLRITIERLRRTERPSLKCLLILVVADALYYNPSLALNILQKLNVATEVFNLWFQMLQQTKKSGARANFKREQDKKVCCLGLTSLIPLPADRLPGEALDRVFKSTLDLLVAYKDQVAEAAKEEEEEGDDDDDMENFQTDDDDGDESDKEMGVDAEDADEADSLKLQKLAARAKAFRTTESDDEDSDDDFSDDEELQSPIDDVDPFVFFVDTIKVLQASDPLRFQSLTQTLDFHYQALANGIAQHAEQRKMEIEKEKLAKAAEATAAAS